A window from Sus scrofa isolate TJ Tabasco breed Duroc chromosome 2, Sscrofa11.1, whole genome shotgun sequence encodes these proteins:
- the LOC110259658 gene encoding putative methyl-CpG-binding domain protein 3-like 5, which yields RLTSCIFKRPVTKTTAHPGNKVRRSQQEETLKKPQQVCAFRRLQGLQACSPEGDLFSTLDSAKVVRDIAPGGAVESNSLAGARSLHPSTKAIPAQSSDGAEMIPGLGLFLPESLCKQPVITYGHIRRQAQKVKKARERLAMALRADKLAREAERARGLGNLGVS from the coding sequence AGGCTCACCAGCTGCATTTTCAAGAGGCCAGTCACAAAGACAACTGCTCATCCTGGCAACAAGGTCAGGCGCAGTCAACAAGAGGAGACCCTGAAGAAGCCCCAGCAAGTCTGTGCATTCAGGAGACTGCAGGGGCTCCAGGCCTGCAGTCCAGAAGGAGACCTTTTCAGTACCTTGGACAGCGCAAAAGTAGTCCGCGACATTGCCCCTGGTGGTGCAGTTGAATCCAACAGCCTTGCTGGTGCAAGGTCACTGCACCCCAGCACCAAGGCCATCCCTGCCCAGTCTTCAGATGGGGCAGAGATGATCCCGGGATTGGGGCTCTTCCTCCCCGAGTCCCTCTGCAAACAACCAGTAATAACATATGGCCATATTCGCCGGCAGGCTcagaaagtgaagaaagcaagagagaggcTGGCTATGGCCTTGAGGGCAGACAAGCtggccagggaggcagagagagccaGGGGTCTCGGGAACTTAGGCGTGTCCTGA